In the genome of Microbacterium endophyticum, one region contains:
- a CDS encoding carbohydrate ABC transporter permease has translation MSFLTRTKGATADDLVTGKGPKEGILSRGAALLIMCVFTLYFLVPIWWLFIASTKDRGQLLTTPSLWFADFNLFNNIKDLLDYNDGIYVRWLGNSLLYAGVGAVLATILASMCGYALAKYSFRGRELLFNVVLGGVLVPATALALPLFLLFSQVNLTNTIWAVLLPSIVSPFGVYLSRIYAASSVPDELIEAARLDGAGEVRTFFTVSIRLMVPALVTVFLFQFVTIWNNFFLPLIMLRSQELFPVTYGLYTWNTQLNQIPELRTYVLVGSLLSIIPLIIAFLLLQRFWRGGLGAGSVK, from the coding sequence ATGAGCTTCCTCACGCGCACCAAGGGTGCGACAGCCGACGATCTCGTCACCGGTAAAGGCCCTAAGGAGGGGATACTTTCCCGCGGGGCAGCACTGCTGATCATGTGCGTATTCACCCTGTACTTCTTGGTCCCAATCTGGTGGCTATTCATCGCCTCCACGAAAGACCGTGGCCAGCTCCTCACAACACCGTCGCTGTGGTTCGCCGATTTCAATCTGTTCAACAACATCAAAGACCTGCTCGACTACAACGACGGTATTTACGTGCGCTGGCTCGGTAACAGCCTCCTCTATGCCGGAGTTGGCGCTGTTCTCGCGACGATTCTTGCGTCGATGTGCGGGTATGCACTGGCGAAGTATTCCTTCCGCGGGCGGGAACTGTTGTTCAACGTCGTGCTCGGAGGAGTACTGGTACCGGCGACTGCTCTCGCGTTGCCGCTGTTCCTGCTCTTCAGCCAGGTCAACCTGACCAACACCATTTGGGCCGTACTGCTCCCGAGTATCGTGAGCCCGTTCGGTGTGTATCTCAGCCGCATTTATGCGGCATCGAGTGTGCCCGATGAGCTGATCGAAGCCGCACGACTCGATGGCGCGGGCGAGGTTCGCACCTTCTTCACCGTGTCGATCAGGCTCATGGTTCCAGCTCTCGTGACAGTGTTCCTGTTTCAATTCGTCACGATTTGGAACAACTTCTTCCTGCCGCTGATCATGCTCCGTTCACAGGAGCTCTTCCCCGTCACATACGGGCTCTACACCTGGAATACGCAGCTGAACCAGATCCCGGAGCTCCGCACCTACGTGCTCGTGGGCTCCCTCCTTTCGATCATCCCGTTGATCATCGCCTTCCTCTTACTTCAGCGCTTCTGGCGCGGCGGCCTTGGTGCCGGTTCCGTGAAGTAG
- a CDS encoding riboflavin synthase: MFTGIIEEVGTVTAVESSGDGVRLTVRAPLAVSDASHGDSIAVSGVCLTVIEQGADWFTADVMRQTLDMSTLTGVAPGTEVNIERATAAHGRLGGHIVQGHIDGTGTVAEVRPGDKWQVVRIDMPRTLAALVVDKGSISIDGVSLTVSSVSAATEATQWLEVSLIPETLSATTLGRRAVGDAVNLETDILARHVQRLLTFSPPPAPSDAPTEGGSR, encoded by the coding sequence GTGTTCACCGGAATCATCGAAGAAGTCGGCACCGTCACAGCTGTCGAATCCTCAGGTGACGGCGTTCGTCTGACGGTGCGCGCGCCGCTTGCGGTATCGGATGCCAGCCACGGCGACTCGATCGCCGTAAGTGGCGTTTGCCTCACGGTTATCGAGCAGGGCGCTGACTGGTTTACCGCAGATGTGATGCGCCAGACACTCGATATGTCTACCCTCACCGGCGTTGCGCCGGGCACCGAAGTCAATATCGAACGCGCAACCGCCGCACACGGCCGGCTCGGCGGACACATCGTTCAGGGCCACATTGACGGCACCGGAACTGTGGCCGAGGTCCGGCCTGGTGACAAATGGCAGGTAGTCCGCATCGACATGCCACGCACGCTCGCAGCCCTCGTCGTCGACAAAGGATCGATCAGCATCGATGGCGTCTCACTCACGGTGAGTTCAGTGAGCGCCGCTACCGAGGCGACTCAGTGGTTAGAAGTCTCACTGATTCCCGAGACGCTGTCTGCGACAACTCTCGGTCGTCGCGCCGTCGGCGACGCGGTCAACCTCGAAACCGACATCCTCGCCCGACATGTGCAACGCCTCTTGACATTTTCACCTCCCCCGGCGCCCTCCGACGCCCCAACAGAAGGAGGCTCGCGATGA
- the ribD gene encoding bifunctional diaminohydroxyphosphoribosylaminopyrimidine deaminase/5-amino-6-(5-phosphoribosylamino)uracil reductase RibD, translated as MTTKPVERDAMLLALTLARRGPAGINPQVGAVILSPGGEILAEGWHRGAGTAHAEVDALSHLSPGDAAGATAIVTLEPCNHTGRTGPCTEALLDAGIARVVFALSDPGDASGGGAERLRAAGVQVEAGVCADEARDLLSSWLTVQVLGRPHVTVKWAQSLDGRAAAADGTSQWITGAQARSDVHVRRSRADAIVVGTGTVLADDPSLTARTPDGDLYDHQPRPVIIGERETPSDAAVQQHPLSPWFFPTHDLAQVLSELRGRGVHSVFIEGGPSLASAFLSRGLVDEVLIYTAPLLLGGDRLATTNIGVDSIGDAMRVNILHTTQLGADFLVIGAPLAASPADQGDL; from the coding sequence ATGACCACGAAGCCGGTTGAGCGTGATGCCATGCTCCTCGCGCTCACGCTCGCGCGACGCGGCCCTGCGGGCATCAACCCGCAAGTCGGCGCCGTCATCCTCTCGCCCGGGGGCGAAATTCTCGCCGAGGGCTGGCACCGCGGAGCAGGAACAGCGCATGCCGAAGTCGATGCTCTTTCGCACCTTTCGCCCGGCGATGCTGCGGGAGCAACCGCGATTGTCACACTCGAACCTTGCAACCACACCGGGAGAACCGGGCCGTGCACCGAAGCGTTACTCGATGCAGGCATCGCACGCGTCGTCTTCGCTCTCTCCGACCCGGGTGATGCATCCGGTGGCGGTGCCGAAAGGTTGCGCGCGGCCGGAGTTCAGGTCGAAGCGGGGGTGTGTGCGGATGAGGCGCGAGACCTCCTCTCTTCGTGGCTGACTGTGCAAGTACTCGGCCGCCCGCACGTCACAGTGAAATGGGCGCAAAGCCTTGATGGCCGCGCTGCCGCAGCTGACGGCACAAGCCAGTGGATCACCGGCGCGCAGGCGCGCAGCGACGTCCACGTGCGCAGATCCCGCGCCGATGCCATCGTTGTCGGAACCGGAACCGTTTTGGCAGATGACCCATCGCTGACAGCGCGCACACCCGATGGCGATCTATACGACCACCAGCCGCGACCTGTGATCATCGGCGAACGAGAAACTCCGAGCGATGCTGCAGTTCAGCAGCATCCGCTCTCGCCCTGGTTCTTTCCGACTCACGACCTGGCTCAGGTTCTGAGCGAGCTGCGCGGCCGCGGAGTGCACAGCGTCTTTATCGAGGGTGGGCCGAGCCTCGCGAGCGCGTTTCTGAGCCGAGGACTCGTCGACGAAGTGCTCATCTACACGGCGCCGCTTCTTCTCGGAGGCGATCGCCTGGCCACAACAAACATCGGGGTCGATTCAATCGGCGATGCGATGCGCGTAAACATCCTCCACACCACTCAGCTCGGTGCCGATTTTCTCGTGATCGGCGCCCCGCTTGCAGCTTCACCCGCAGATCAAGGAGACCTCTAG
- a CDS encoding LacI family DNA-binding transcriptional regulator, which translates to MASEDRRRRATVNDVAIEAGVSRGTVSRVLNGKRYVSSEARSAIDAAIAKVGFVPNGAARSLVMQRSQAVGLIVHEPSSLFIEDPNIGSILLGANEALSEADYQMACLIADSSRDITRLSNYLSGGLIDGVIIVSAREGDAITRAVSRLDLPTAFVGHPRDIGNAAYVAIDNQTAAHAITRRLAETGRRRIGMIASALDRDSGADRLAGFTAALGNDFDPALVESVPLYSYRDGQEGMRALLQRAPDIDGVFASSDAVAAGALEVLHLAGRRVPEDIGIVGFDDSSWAMRCDPPLSTVQQPATSLGRAAAEAVLRQIRGEEPLQNAQMLECPIVWRNSA; encoded by the coding sequence GTGGCTTCCGAGGATCGACGTCGTCGTGCGACGGTAAATGACGTAGCCATCGAGGCTGGAGTTTCGCGAGGAACCGTAAGCCGCGTGCTGAATGGAAAGCGATATGTTTCCAGCGAAGCACGTTCCGCGATAGACGCAGCGATCGCCAAAGTGGGATTCGTCCCCAACGGGGCCGCACGCAGTCTGGTCATGCAACGTTCACAAGCGGTGGGACTCATCGTGCACGAGCCCAGTTCGCTTTTTATCGAAGATCCCAACATCGGCTCGATCCTCTTGGGCGCCAATGAAGCGCTCTCAGAGGCCGACTATCAGATGGCGTGCCTCATCGCGGATTCATCGCGCGACATAACGCGCCTGTCGAACTACTTGAGTGGCGGCCTCATCGACGGCGTCATTATCGTGTCGGCTCGCGAAGGCGACGCTATTACACGGGCCGTCAGCCGACTTGATCTTCCGACCGCTTTCGTTGGGCATCCACGTGACATCGGCAACGCTGCCTACGTCGCTATTGATAATCAGACTGCGGCTCACGCAATCACGCGCCGGTTGGCCGAAACCGGTCGTCGACGGATTGGCATGATCGCCTCCGCTTTGGACCGAGACTCTGGTGCGGACCGACTTGCTGGCTTCACAGCCGCACTCGGGAATGATTTTGACCCAGCGCTCGTCGAATCTGTGCCGCTCTACTCGTATCGAGACGGCCAGGAAGGCATGCGAGCACTCTTGCAACGCGCACCTGATATCGATGGCGTGTTCGCGTCAAGCGATGCAGTTGCCGCCGGCGCCCTCGAAGTTCTTCATCTCGCTGGCCGCCGAGTGCCTGAAGATATCGGCATCGTGGGTTTTGACGACAGCTCATGGGCGATGAGGTGCGATCCGCCCCTTTCGACAGTGCAGCAGCCGGCCACGAGCCTTGGGCGCGCAGCTGCCGAGGCTGTGTTGCGACAGATTCGTGGCGAAGAGCCCCTGCAGAACGCTCAGATGCTCGAGTGCCCGATCGTCTGGCGCAACTCCGCATAG
- a CDS encoding beta-galactosidase, which translates to MAAPAHTFTHDGIAFGGDYNPEQWHPSVWEEDVALMREAGVDLVAINIFGWAAVEPRSGEFTFASLDRVIELLHAAGIRVNLGTGTASPPAWLTLAHPEILPIAEDGTTRYPGGRQAWCPSSPAFRTAALSLVRAVAERFGSHPAVALWHVSNELGCHNALCYCDQSAAAFRRWLRARYNSIDALNAAWGTAFWSQTYSDWDEILPPRAALSARNPGQALDFHRFSSDELLDYYRAEAAVIRDLSDVPVTTNFMVAAHIENMDYWQWAGEMDVVANDHYLDYRLGDPRTELSFAADLSRGLALGSPWLLMEHSTGAVNWQPINFAKSPGQMLRNSLTHVARGADAVCFFQWRASLQGSEKFHSAMLPHAGTDSELWREVVELGAILSKLDEVAGSRVVADIALVFSWESWWAADAESRPSTAIGYLDQVHAVYAAFAALHMTMDVVAPGADLSEYKLVVVPGLHLVRNEEAAIINDWIADGGTALVTFFSGIVDENDRVWAGGYTGPFRDALGVAVEEFAPLAPDSRVSLDSGATGTKWSERMRVTTAEVVDAFADGPAAGSPAITRNRWGSGNAWYLSTLLEPEEYRSLALQLAAEAGVDSPVRVSGDAEGAVEVVRRRGDLASYVFAINHSNTSVQLQVSGTELITGDNNAGHNTAGHNTAGDNTVATVEVPPGAVRIIREESAS; encoded by the coding sequence ATGGCGGCCCCCGCACACACGTTCACCCACGACGGCATTGCCTTCGGCGGTGACTACAACCCTGAGCAGTGGCATCCCTCTGTCTGGGAAGAGGATGTCGCGCTCATGCGCGAAGCGGGCGTGGACCTTGTCGCGATCAACATTTTCGGCTGGGCCGCCGTCGAGCCGCGTAGCGGCGAATTCACCTTCGCATCGCTTGACCGTGTCATCGAGCTTCTGCACGCCGCGGGCATTCGGGTGAATCTTGGGACGGGAACGGCCTCCCCGCCAGCATGGCTGACTCTTGCGCACCCCGAGATTCTGCCGATTGCTGAAGACGGCACCACGCGCTATCCGGGTGGCCGCCAAGCATGGTGCCCCAGCTCTCCAGCTTTTCGCACAGCAGCCCTATCGCTCGTTCGAGCTGTCGCTGAGCGCTTCGGATCTCACCCAGCTGTTGCCTTATGGCACGTATCGAATGAGCTCGGATGCCACAACGCGCTGTGCTACTGCGATCAGAGCGCAGCAGCGTTTCGCCGCTGGCTTCGGGCACGCTACAACTCAATTGATGCGCTGAATGCGGCCTGGGGCACCGCGTTTTGGTCTCAGACCTACAGCGATTGGGACGAGATTCTTCCTCCGCGTGCCGCCCTCTCAGCAAGGAATCCCGGACAGGCCCTCGACTTTCACCGCTTCAGCTCCGATGAGCTCCTTGACTACTACCGAGCAGAGGCGGCTGTCATCCGCGATTTGAGCGATGTGCCGGTGACCACGAACTTCATGGTCGCCGCCCACATCGAGAACATGGACTACTGGCAATGGGCGGGCGAGATGGACGTCGTTGCAAACGACCACTATCTCGACTACCGACTCGGTGACCCACGTACCGAGCTCTCCTTCGCCGCAGATTTGTCGCGCGGGTTGGCCCTTGGGTCCCCGTGGCTTCTGATGGAGCACTCGACGGGCGCTGTGAACTGGCAACCGATTAACTTCGCAAAGAGCCCCGGCCAAATGTTGCGTAACTCGCTTACTCACGTTGCGCGTGGTGCGGACGCCGTGTGCTTCTTTCAGTGGCGTGCTTCTTTGCAGGGCAGCGAAAAATTCCACTCCGCGATGCTGCCGCATGCGGGTACCGATTCGGAGCTCTGGCGTGAAGTCGTCGAACTCGGCGCCATCCTCAGCAAGCTCGACGAAGTGGCAGGATCCCGTGTTGTCGCTGACATCGCTCTTGTCTTCTCTTGGGAATCGTGGTGGGCAGCGGACGCCGAATCGAGGCCGAGCACGGCTATCGGATATCTCGATCAGGTGCACGCGGTCTACGCCGCGTTTGCGGCGCTCCACATGACAATGGATGTCGTCGCGCCCGGTGCTGACCTCTCCGAGTACAAACTGGTCGTCGTTCCTGGCCTCCATCTCGTTCGCAACGAAGAAGCGGCCATCATCAACGATTGGATCGCGGACGGCGGCACTGCGCTCGTGACGTTCTTCAGCGGAATCGTCGACGAAAATGATCGAGTGTGGGCGGGCGGCTACACCGGGCCCTTCCGCGACGCTCTCGGCGTCGCGGTGGAGGAATTCGCTCCGCTAGCCCCCGACTCCCGAGTTTCACTCGATAGTGGGGCCACCGGGACGAAGTGGTCGGAGCGCATGCGTGTCACGACCGCCGAGGTGGTGGATGCGTTCGCCGATGGGCCAGCCGCTGGCAGCCCAGCCATCACGCGAAACCGGTGGGGATCTGGAAACGCGTGGTATCTCTCCACACTGCTCGAACCCGAGGAATATCGGTCTCTCGCGCTGCAGCTTGCCGCCGAGGCGGGAGTGGACTCTCCGGTGCGCGTAAGCGGGGACGCCGAGGGCGCCGTCGAAGTAGTGCGCCGTCGAGGAGACCTCGCATCCTACGTATTCGCGATTAACCACAGCAATACCTCGGTTCAGCTGCAGGTGAGCGGTACCGAGTTGATCACCGGCGACAACAACGCCGGACACAACACTGCCGGCCACAACACTGCTGGCGACAACACTGTCGCAACCGTCGAGGTTCCACCTGGCGCGGTTCGAATTATCAGAGAGGAGTCTGCGTCATGA
- a CDS encoding carbohydrate ABC transporter permease, which yields MTTDVVDPTAQRSRRGRSVQKPRRGQTHRSAVAFFAAPFGVLFLLFYLVPIGYAVWQSLLVVERDGTYGAPQEVFGWFAQYALVLQNAPFWESVLRVLLFGVVQVPVMLGLALLFALLLDSPVLKGRKFFRLAFFAPYAVPGVIAAIMWGFLYSPNLSPFTDVTRAIDFLSPELVLWSIANVVTWVFVGYNMLIIYSALLAIPSEVYEAARLDGAGQIRIAWSIKIPMVAPAIVLTAIFSIIGTLQLLAEPQVFRSFSSAVSSTFTPNMTVYATNSIPNINLAAAFSVVLALATFVLSFTFLKITQRKAD from the coding sequence ATGACAACTGACGTCGTAGACCCGACTGCACAACGTTCTCGTAGGGGACGATCAGTGCAGAAACCGCGGCGCGGACAAACACACCGATCCGCGGTCGCATTCTTTGCCGCGCCTTTCGGTGTGCTATTCCTTCTCTTCTATCTCGTGCCGATCGGGTACGCGGTGTGGCAGTCACTGCTCGTCGTTGAGCGCGACGGCACATACGGGGCACCTCAAGAGGTGTTCGGATGGTTCGCGCAGTACGCACTCGTCTTGCAGAACGCACCCTTCTGGGAATCCGTGCTGCGCGTGCTGCTGTTCGGTGTTGTGCAAGTGCCGGTCATGCTCGGGCTTGCGCTGCTGTTCGCTCTGTTGCTTGACTCGCCAGTTCTCAAGGGCCGGAAGTTCTTCCGCCTCGCATTCTTTGCTCCCTATGCGGTTCCCGGAGTGATCGCGGCGATCATGTGGGGATTCCTCTACTCTCCGAATCTGTCACCGTTCACCGATGTGACGCGCGCCATCGATTTTCTCTCGCCGGAACTCGTGCTCTGGTCGATCGCAAACGTTGTGACCTGGGTGTTTGTCGGATACAACATGCTCATCATTTACTCGGCGCTCCTGGCGATTCCGAGCGAAGTGTATGAGGCCGCCCGACTCGACGGCGCGGGTCAAATCCGCATCGCATGGTCGATAAAGATCCCGATGGTGGCACCGGCGATCGTGCTGACCGCGATCTTCTCGATTATCGGAACTCTCCAGCTGCTCGCCGAGCCCCAGGTCTTCCGATCCTTTAGCTCCGCTGTGTCCAGCACATTCACACCCAACATGACTGTGTATGCGACCAACTCGATTCCCAACATCAACCTCGCCGCGGCGTTCTCGGTCGTTTTGGCCCTCGCAACGTTCGTTCTCTCGTTCACCTTCTTGAAGATCACCCAGCGGAAGGCCGACTGA